In one Streptomyces sp. NBC_01241 genomic region, the following are encoded:
- a CDS encoding helix-turn-helix domain-containing protein, with the protein MTPETPQLTAAGIDPFDESVYRAVLTRRTAAPAELTADLDCSSERVARALDRLRDHGLVGRLAGTRRRYAAIEPGAAVEALVRARSNELERVRSVADELSRLFAAARTGATCEDEVEITTGSEALGRWFVRLQQEAHEDVMTLDRPPYALTTSNPVEATALGRGVRYRAVYAPEALEWPGVLDDIRELVRHGEQARVLPGLGIKLAIADRKLALMPLSLDLDDVRAAVIRPSTLLDALTGYWEMCWKQALPLNAPAEDPLGEEDRLVLTLLVSGLKDEAIARQLGWSVRTMRRRISRLHDLLGAANRFQAGVIAARRGWL; encoded by the coding sequence ATGACTCCCGAGACACCGCAACTCACGGCGGCAGGAATCGATCCGTTCGACGAGAGCGTCTACCGCGCCGTTCTGACCCGGCGGACGGCGGCGCCTGCCGAACTCACCGCGGATCTCGACTGTTCGTCCGAGCGCGTTGCCAGGGCGCTGGACCGGCTTCGCGACCACGGGCTGGTCGGCCGGCTCGCCGGCACCCGCCGCCGGTACGCCGCGATCGAGCCGGGCGCCGCCGTCGAGGCGCTGGTACGGGCCAGAAGTAATGAGCTGGAGCGGGTCCGTTCGGTGGCCGACGAGCTGTCCCGGCTGTTCGCCGCCGCGCGAACCGGCGCGACCTGTGAGGACGAGGTGGAGATCACCACCGGCAGCGAGGCGCTCGGCCGCTGGTTCGTCCGCCTTCAACAGGAGGCCCACGAGGACGTGATGACTCTGGACCGGCCGCCGTACGCCCTGACGACCTCCAACCCGGTGGAGGCGACGGCGCTCGGCCGCGGTGTACGGTACCGCGCGGTCTACGCCCCCGAGGCCCTGGAATGGCCGGGCGTCCTCGACGACATCCGCGAGCTGGTCCGGCACGGCGAACAGGCCCGCGTCCTGCCCGGCCTGGGCATCAAACTCGCCATCGCCGACCGCAAGCTCGCTCTGATGCCGCTCTCCCTCGACCTCGACGACGTTCGCGCCGCGGTGATCCGCCCGTCCACCCTGCTCGATGCCCTCACCGGCTACTGGGAAATGTGCTGGAAGCAGGCCCTGCCCCTCAACGCCCCCGCCGAGGACCCCCTCGGCGAGGAGGACCGACTCGTCCTCACCCTCCTGGTCAGTGGCCTCAAGGACGAGGCGATAGCCCGTCAGCTCGGCTGGTCCGTCCGCACCATGCGCCGCCGTATCAGCCGCCTGCACGACCTCCTCGGCGCCGCCAACCGCTTCCAGGCCGGAGTGATCGCGGCCCGCCGCGGCTGGTTGTGA